Proteins from one Chanodichthys erythropterus isolate Z2021 chromosome 15, ASM2448905v1, whole genome shotgun sequence genomic window:
- the snx10a gene encoding sorting nexin-10A isoform X2: MENACFVKKEFVSVWVRDPQVHKEDFWHAYISYEICLHTNSMCFRKKTSCVRRRYSEFVWLRQKLQNNALLIELPKLPPWNPFFNLNNDIQITQRMQGLQQFLEAVLQTPLLLSDSRLHLFLQSQLSIAKMDACARGLTHYTVAQAIQRCIGEARFPPEEQHQEEDCKTSCDSDCDSTTSSGLGNSIGPATPVEEDLSHSESFAHEFQTTTPEAELFSSLSSSPSNPQHVHP; the protein is encoded by the exons ATGGAAAATGCATGCTTTGTGAAGAAG GAGTTTGTAAGTGTATGGGTACGAGATCCTCAGGTACACAAGGAGGATTTCTGGCACGCGTACATCAGCTATGAGATCTGTCTTCAC ACCAATAGTATGTGTTTCCGGAAGAAGACCTCTTGTGTGAGGAGGAGGTATAGTGAGTTTGTTTGGTTGCGGCAGAAACTACAGAACAACGCTCTGCTCAT AGAGTTACCTAAACTCCCTCCCTGGAATCCTTTCTTCAATCTCAATAACGACATCCAGATCACTCAACGGATGCAGGGGCTGCAACAGTTTCTTGAGGC GGTTCTACAGACACCATTACTGCTGTCAGACAGTCGACTGCACCTGTTCTTGCAGTCACAACTGAGCATTGCAAAAATGGATGCGTGTGCACGGGGACTGACGCATTACACCGTCGCACAGGCAATACAGCGATGTATCGGTGAAGCACGCTTCCCTCCGGAGGAACAGCATCAAGAAGAAGACTGCAAAACATCCTGTGACTCAGACTGTGACAG taCAACATCCTCTGGCTTGGGTAATAGTATAGGACCTGCTACACCCGTTGAAGAAGACTTGTCCCATAGTGAGAGCTTTGCCCATGAATTTCAAACCACAACCCCTGAGGCAGAACTCTTCAGCAGCCTGTCTTCATCTCCTAGCAACCCGCAGCATGTGCACCCTTGA
- the snx10a gene encoding sorting nexin-10A isoform X1, producing the protein MSKTMSTNEPEDHGEQQSSQLLPEEGNIASSQPLKTSQAHQHMEDQDKDQDDGSQISEMENACFVKKEFVSVWVRDPQVHKEDFWHAYISYEICLHTNSMCFRKKTSCVRRRYSEFVWLRQKLQNNALLIELPKLPPWNPFFNLNNDIQITQRMQGLQQFLEAVLQTPLLLSDSRLHLFLQSQLSIAKMDACARGLTHYTVAQAIQRCIGEARFPPEEQHQEEDCKTSCDSDCDSTTSSGLGNSIGPATPVEEDLSHSESFAHEFQTTTPEAELFSSLSSSPSNPQHVHP; encoded by the exons ATGTCAAAGACTATGTCAACAAATGAACCAGAGGATCATGGAGAGCAGCAGAGCAGTCAGCTGTTACCAGAAGAGGGGAATATTGCAAGTAGCCAACCACTGAAAACCAGTCAAGCACATCAACACATGGAGGATCAAGACAAGGATCAAGACGATGGAAG TCAAATCTCTGAGATGGAAAATGCATGCTTTGTGAAGAAG GAGTTTGTAAGTGTATGGGTACGAGATCCTCAGGTACACAAGGAGGATTTCTGGCACGCGTACATCAGCTATGAGATCTGTCTTCAC ACCAATAGTATGTGTTTCCGGAAGAAGACCTCTTGTGTGAGGAGGAGGTATAGTGAGTTTGTTTGGTTGCGGCAGAAACTACAGAACAACGCTCTGCTCAT AGAGTTACCTAAACTCCCTCCCTGGAATCCTTTCTTCAATCTCAATAACGACATCCAGATCACTCAACGGATGCAGGGGCTGCAACAGTTTCTTGAGGC GGTTCTACAGACACCATTACTGCTGTCAGACAGTCGACTGCACCTGTTCTTGCAGTCACAACTGAGCATTGCAAAAATGGATGCGTGTGCACGGGGACTGACGCATTACACCGTCGCACAGGCAATACAGCGATGTATCGGTGAAGCACGCTTCCCTCCGGAGGAACAGCATCAAGAAGAAGACTGCAAAACATCCTGTGACTCAGACTGTGACAG taCAACATCCTCTGGCTTGGGTAATAGTATAGGACCTGCTACACCCGTTGAAGAAGACTTGTCCCATAGTGAGAGCTTTGCCCATGAATTTCAAACCACAACCCCTGAGGCAGAACTCTTCAGCAGCCTGTCTTCATCTCCTAGCAACCCGCAGCATGTGCACCCTTGA